The genomic window CCTCACCCTGGCCAACGAGGCCGCACGGGTGCGCCCGGCGCTGGAGCGGTTGCAGGGCGTGCAGGAGGTGCAACAGGTGGACGAGCATGCCCTGGTGGTGAAAACTGTGGAAGACATTCGGCCCAAGGTCGCTCAGGCCGTGATCGAGAACGGAGGCCGCTTGCTTCGCCTCGACCTAGACCTGCCCAGCCTGGACGACATCTACACCCGCTACTTCGAGGAGGTGCGCCATGAAAAAGGAGAAGGCTAAGCCCCAGGTGACCTATGTGCGCAAGCGCCTCCCTAGCACTCCGGTACCCCGTGAGCGCGAAGGCTCCCCCTGGACCGGCCTGTGGGCCGTGGTCACCAAGGAGATGGCCGACCACCTCACCAGCGTGCGCATGCACATTCTGGAGGTGCTCATCGCGCTGACGGCCATCGGCACGGTGTATGCGGCGGTGTCTTCGGGCAATGTGCGGGCCAGCGGTAACGAATTTCTCTTCCTCAAACTGTTCACCACGGCCAAGAAGCCCTTGCCTTCATTTGTGGACTTTTTGGGCTTTCTGGTGCCGCTTATTGCCATCGCCCTGGCCTTCGACGCCGTGAATGGGGAGTTCAGCCGGCACACTCTGCCGCGGGTGCTCTCCCAGCCCATCTATCGGGATGCCCTGCTCATGGGGAAGTTCCTGGCCGGGTTGTTCACCCAGGCGCTTATCTACAGCGTCATTTGGCTTCTGGTGTTTGGTCTGGGCATCGTCACCTTAGGGATTCCGCCCACCGGTGAAGAAGTAGGCCGCGCCCTTTGGCTGCTGCTGGGGACGGTCTTCTACGGCGGTATCTGGATGGCCTTAGCGCTGCTTTTCTCGGTGGTCTTTCGCTCTCCGGCCACGGCAGCCCTGGCCTCCATCGCCACCTGGCTGTTCTTCACCGTGTTTTGGGATGTGATCGCCGCCGGGCTGAGTCAGGTGCTGGCCCCCGTCCGGTACGGCACCCTGGAGGAAATCGTTCGCCAGACCAACACCCTGCTGGCCTTGAGTCGCATGGCCCCAGGGGTGCTTTTCTCGGAGATCGTGATCGCTTTGCTGTACCCCACGGTGCGCACCCTGAGTTTCGTCCTGCCAGTCCAAGCGCAGGGCGCCATCCTGGGCACACCGTTGCCGCTCAGCCAGAGCGTCATGCTCATCTGGCCGCATCTGACAGGCCTCA from Anaerolineae bacterium includes these protein-coding regions:
- a CDS encoding ABC transporter permease; the encoded protein is MKKEKAKPQVTYVRKRLPSTPVPREREGSPWTGLWAVVTKEMADHLTSVRMHILEVLIALTAIGTVYAAVSSGNVRASGNEFLFLKLFTTAKKPLPSFVDFLGFLVPLIAIALAFDAVNGEFSRHTLPRVLSQPIYRDALLMGKFLAGLFTQALIYSVIWLLVFGLGIVTLGIPPTGEEVGRALWLLLGTVFYGGIWMALALLFSVVFRSPATAALASIATWLFFTVFWDVIAAGLSQVLAPVRYGTLEEIVRQTNTLLALSRMAPGVLFSEIVIALLYPTVRTLSFVLPVQAQGAILGTPLPLSQSVMLIWPHLTGLIAANLLLFALAYVLFQRQEVRA